TCGGCCGCCGCCGTTGCCGACCTTGACGCCGGTGGCCGCCGCGACGCGCGCGGCGCGCTCTTCCGGGGTGAGCCGAGGTACCGCGGCAGCGGCCGGTGCGGCCGCCGGAGCGGCTGCGGCTGCTGCCGGCTGTGCCGCGGCGGCGGGTACGGCCGGAGCATCGGCGGCGGGTGCGGCCGGAGCTTCGGCGGCCGGCGCCTCTGCTGCGGGCGCGGCCGCATAGCCCGCCGGAGCCGGAGCGGCCGACGCGGCCGCGGCTTTCTGCTTGCGGACGAATGCAGACTTGGCCAAGGCCCGCGCGACTCGCTCGGGCTTCCCGGCCGCGATCTCTCGGTCGAATACTTCTTGGTCGATGCCCTCGTCGGCCATCGTCGTCTCCTAGAGCGGTCCCGAGATGCCGCCGTCCTTGCGGATCCGCCAGAAGTGAACCGCCATCAGGATGACGATCACGAACGGCAGAGCGAGGACGTGTAACACATACCATCGGATCAGCGTCGGAGGTCCGACTTCACCGCCGGCGACTAAGACGAACTTCACCTGTCTTCCGAACACGGGCGTGTAGCCCATCATGTTGGTGCCGACCGTTACCGCCCAGACCGCGAGCTGATCCCACGGCAACAAGTAGCCGGTGAACGAGAGAAGCAGGGTGATCACGAGCAGGTTCACGCCGATCACCCAGTTGAACTCCCGGGGCGGCTTGTACGCGCCGTGGTAGAAGACCCGGCACATGTGCAGGAACACGGTGATGACCATCAAGTGCGCGGCCCACCGATGCAGGTTGCGCGTCAGCTGCCCGAACGTGATCGCCTGCGACAGGTCGGCCATGTCCTTGTACGCGAGCTGCGCCGTGATCTCGGCGGCAGGCCGGTAGAAGAACATCAGGTAGATGCCGGTGATCGTCAGCA
This genomic interval from Actinomycetota bacterium contains the following:
- the extP gene encoding selenite/tellurite reduction operon b-type cytochrome ExtP, with translation GSYLRKGYKSTTRDRALATMNNVLYHLHPTKVKRHGLKLTYTFCLGGLSFFLFVLLTITGIYLMFFYRPAAEITAQLAYKDMADLSQAITFGQLTRNLHRWAAHLMVITVFLHMCRVFYHGAYKPPREFNWVIGVNLLVITLLLSFTGYLLPWDQLAVWAVTVGTNMMGYTPVFGRQVKFVLVAGGEVGPPTLIRWYVLHVLALPFVIVILMAVHFWRIRKDGGISGPL